The DNA region TCTCCAGCAGTATGGGATCTTCAAGAAATAGCAAATGAGCGTCAAAAATAGAAGCTTCCGCGTCACCAATTTGAATTGAAGAGTGTGTCAGTAACGCCTGAATTTCCTGTCGTGCAATTCGCAGCGCTGATTGTAGTCTTTGCCACTCAGTTTCCGGATTTTCTACGTGATATTCATGAACGTGAATAGGTGCAGCGTGATGCCAAACAACAGTTGTTTTTTTAAATTGAAAGCTGGGTGCGATCGCCACTCCAGGCGAAGCGGGAATTCCTTTTAAGGAGGAAGGAGGGAGAGGGGGAGAGGGAGAAATCGGATGAGATTCTGAGCTAATGTCATCTTCACCAAAATGACTTTCTACCAATGCTTGTAGTGCAGCTAGAGCCTCATCTGCATCAGTACCTGTTGCAGTAATAACAATTTCGTGTCCTTGACGCGCCCCTAGCATTGTCACTTGGTTAATACTGTCAGCACGTACAAAACCACTACTTTTAGTTAGATTACATACCTGAATTAGTGATTGAAATCGAGTGGCACACGCTACAAACTTAGCTGCTGGGCGAGCGTGCAATCCTAACCGATTGTGAACACTCAGGTGAATTTCTCTAGTTATTTGTTCTGCCGTGGGAGAAGCATCCTCAGGTGCGCCGATGTCATGAGTTAGTTGTTCTTCAGTAATGATTGATGACGGATGATTAATAGCAGCGCCTAGTTGAGTTGCTTTTGGTACTAATGCTGCTTGGGCTTCTGCAAGAACTCGCTGCATGTCACTGCCAGATGCTGCTGCAACTGCTGCTGCGATCGCACCTTCTACCAGAGGTGCTGCACACAAGTGGACTTTTGTTTGTTGTTCTGGTGGGAAAAACTCTAGTGCCATTTCTGCACTCATTAAAGCACTACCCAGATCCATCAACACGAGAACGCCATCTTCACTGTAAACAGAGGCGATCGCTTCATAAACTTGTATAGCATCTGTACCGAGCGGGTTCTGTGGATCGTCAACTCCAGCAGCAACAGCCAAGGAAACTTTACCCTGAACCATCTGCACTACCAGTTCCCGCACTCCTTCAGCTAAACCTTTGCTGTGAGAAACAATGACAATTCCAACCACGGCAATACCATCAAATTGATTAAAAAGCCTTTGCTTGCCTGCTACCCTTTATTACTTCCATTTTGCAACCTCAAACCCTGTGTTTATCAAAATTGCAATTTAAAAGAAAGCAAATACTCGGCTTTTTTGGCTGGCAAGACGACTTGATTTCCAATTCCCAGTTCTCTTTGAATGGACTTGTAGTGTCCATTGGTAATCTCCATTTTTGGCAGAAAACATTAAGATGTCTGCAATCGTACAACTTTATCATCACCTTGCGTCACTTATCCGGGATCTCTTTATTTTTTTTGTAGTGTCAAGAATTTAACTTTCGATGAGCGATCGCTGTACCATTTTATGGTAGTAATTATTACTTTTTACTATCAACAATACTTAGCAAGCATCTATTTCAGTATAGTTTCACGGGGTTGTCCGCATACCTGCGATTTTTGCTACAAAAAAGCGTTTTTTAAAGATGGTAAATCTTTTTACACGCAAGCAGTAGATGATGCTCTTGCGGAAATTGAGCGATTACCTGGGAAGCATCTCTATTTTTTAGACGATCATTTATTTGGCAATGCAGAATTTGCCGCAAACTTATTTGATGGAATGAAAGGAATGGGGCGCGTGTGGCAAGCAGCAGAAACCGTGCAATCTATCTTGCAACCAGGATTGTTAGAGAAAGCAGTTGCTTGCGGTTTGCGAAGTATGTTTGTAGGATTTGAAACACTCAACCCAAATAATCTTAGGGAACAGCACAAGTATCAAAATTTGAATCGTGACTACAATGCTGCCATTCGCCGCCTACACTATATGGGAGTAATGATTAATGGTAGTTTTGTGTTTGGTATGGATGATGACGATAAAACCATTTTTGAGCGAACAGTAGAATGGGCGGTAAGCCAAGGTATTGAAACAGCTACATTTCATATTCTCACACCCTATCCCGGTACGGCGCTTTACACCCGCATGGTACAGCAAAACCGTATGACTGAGAATAACTGGGATTTATACGATACCCGTCATGTAGTTTACAAACCAGCAAAAATGACACCAGAGATTTTAGAATCTGGATATTGGCGTGCCTATCAAGACTTTTATCGTTGGAGTAATATTTTCCGGGGCGCTTGGGTGAAAGAGACTTAGGGCGACAAGATGAGACACTTAGTTTATTCTGGTGCCTGGAAGAAGCTAGAACCAGTTTGGGATATGATTATTCGTGCCAAACAGGTAAATACAATGTTACCAGTCTTGGAAGGCGTTCTCAACAGTTTTAGTAATTCTGCCAAAAAAACAGATAATTTATTCAACTCGGTAAGGGCAATCAAAGAATCTCTTTCAATTTAACAATCAGCACACACTGGATCGATAAAAGTAAGATAGTCAACTTATGTGTTTACAGCTATTTTGCTTTTAAAATTTAATCTTATATTTTCTGATTAGAGAGTAATGTAATGATTAACTATATTTTTACGAATCGGTATTAGAGATAGACTAGTGGGTTCAGATTTATTGCCGTATGTACTTCTCTTAAGCTTCCACAGAGACAATCCACTATAGGATATGACATTACCTTCAGAGTCACCGAACATATCTGTTGCTATAGCTATCTCTCCTTCTGAAGGTAATTCACCTACAGACAGCTTTGCAAGAAACTGGTCATTAACATATAAAAGTCCTATATCTTCATAAACAATAAGACGAATCTTATTTGCCTGACTACTATCTTGGCGGAAATCTTGAACTTCACCCGATTGAATTTTTTTAAATTGGGGTTTCTCTCGTTGAGGAATTATTGTGACGACTGTAAGAGTCCACTTTACTTTATTGTCAAGATTGTAATTAAAAGCAAGACGGTATTGAGAGGAGTCATAGTCTCTAAAGATAAAGCCATAGTCCCAATATGTGTGACTTGGATTAGGAAACGTGACTTCAACAATAAAATTTTTGACTTGACCAAGGTTTGTTATACTTAACTTCCCATTTTCCTTAGTAAAAAGCTGACCAAATAGAGGTGTTTTTACAGAACTCCCCAGATCTTTAAGAATATCGGCAACAAAACTCCTCTCTTCCTGAGATAGCTGTTCCTCTGAATAATATGTAATAGGAAAGAAAGGAAGTCTTACTTTGTCTGATGCAATTATTGTTCCAACAGCCCCTATGATTGCTCCGAGGACTGTTGCCAAAAAACCTATTTGTGCTACCTTAATTTGATCAGACATCGGGATTTGATAAGATTCCGGATATTATTAGCAAGTCTAAATATGCCTAGTAGAGATTTATTGTGTATTTTAGTCGTTTAGTTTCAAAATTTTAGAAAATATACAAAATTGTACAAAATACAGTGATCGCCTTCTGAGACTGCGGCAAAAGCAATGCTCCAAAACAGACATCCAAAAGCGATGCCTAACAAGTAAGTCCCGTTCTGTCTACGTACTGAAAACCAATACATACTAATTACTTCTACTTTTTAGCAAACTGCTCTTAGTATGCCCACTCAAGAACTGAAAGTATAAAGTTTTATCATACAGATCAAGGTCGCTGTTTGGAACACTGCTATCATTGCGACGACTACCGCGAAGGTAATAGCCTCGAATTCGATACTGGAAACCCTGCTTAAAAACACCTATCACACCTTGCAGAATTCAATCAACGGTCGCCGATTTATTAGTTTAACCACAGTAATTGTACTTATGTGGATATTTGAACTAACAAACTACCTTCCGAGTTTAACGATTACATTGATTGTGCATAATATCTAAGACGTTAATAGTGCCAATGAGCAATGTCAAGAATTCGAGGAGATTTAGCTGTGCCAGTAATTCAAGTTTATGGAATTGATTTGTTTTACACAATTCAAGGTGACAGTGTAAACGAGGTATTACTGTTGATCGCAGGGTTTAACAGTGATAGTTCGACATGGGCAGCAATGATGCCGTCACTAGTTAAACAGTATCGAGTACTTCGCTTTGATAATCGGGGAGTTGGGGAAAGTTCTGCACCAGATAGCCCCTACAGTATTAAACAAATGGCTGCTGATGCGGCAGCACTGTTGGATTACTTGAGCATTTCCAAGGTGCATATAGCCGGGCATTCGATGGGCGGACAAATTGCCCAAGAACTAGCTTTAGCACATCCAGAAAAAATTCAAACTTTGATACTCCTTTCATCTTGGACAAAAACAGATGAAAAGTTTTATTCGCTAATCGAGTTATTTGGCGAATTGACACATAAATTAGAGGGAATACTTTATCAAAAGGTTTTATTACCCTGGTTGTTTACCGATGCGTTTTACTCAACTCCAGGGGCGATGGAAACACTCATCAACATGATTGAGAATCAACCGTTTCCGCCCACACCTGGTGGGTTATATCATCAATGCCGAGCAATTCTTGATGGAGATACGAGCGATCACCTCAAAGACATTCACTGCCCCACACTCGTTGTAGTTGGCAAGCAAGATATTATGACTCCCATCAAATTTTCTGAGCAATTAACTCAAGCCATTCCCAATGCTGAATTAGTCATCCTTGAGCGCGGCGGCCATGCCTTTGTGTTAGAGTCAGCAGATGCAGTGGTCAAAGTAATGCTCGATTTCTTGGCAAAACATGGGCAATCTTATGCATGAATTGTACCATCAGGCATGATTGCGCCAGATAAATTAGCACCAATTAATTTTACGAGTAAGCGATCGCCAGAACGCATCCGCGCTCCTGTCAAGTCAGCGCCCCGCAAGTCAGCACCACTAAAGTCGGCTCCAATCAAGTTGGCATTGCGTAGATTGGCTTCTCTCAAGTCTGCTAAAAGTAAGTTGGCTCTAAACATATTGGTGTCAGATAAATTGGCACCTCTAAGAATTACTTTGTGCATAAAAGTATCGCTAAGATTCGCACCACTCAAATTGGCATAACTCATGTTTCTGCCAGATAAGTCTCTGTTACTTAAATTAGCTCGGCTAAAATCCTGCCCGCTCAAGTCTGGATTTGGCTTTGGTGGCTCATAGGTTCTAGCTTGTGGTTCATAGGTTTTGGCTTGTGGCTGATAGGTTTTGGCTTGTGGTTTTTTTGGTGGTGGCGGTTGGTGGTGGGGAGTTTGGTATTTAGGTTTGAGAGAGCGTAATTTTTCACGTGCTTCATTGATTTGTTGTAGCTTGATTTGCGCCTTCTGCTTGAGGCGCTGATTTTCATGGGGAATGCGATCGGGGTGCCAAATAAAAGCCAAATCTTTGTAAGCCTGGTTCACTTCCTCTAGGGTTGCTCCAGGCTCCAAGTCTAACACCCGATAATATTGCTCCAGCTCTCTCATAAGACTTTTAAAGATAATCAACTTTAATTATGAGTGATGCGGCTAACTATCAGCTTGATTTTTTGTCAAAGTTTCTGTTGTTGAATGATTACAACTAAAATTGGATTTTTCCGCAGTATTTGCCACAGTTAAAGAGATACCGTAATACTAATGTCTAAAAATTGTAACAACAGGTTTAGGCACTTCAGTGGATTATCAATGTTTTGTTACGCTCTTACAAGCAGCTTCATGCCTAATTGACTGTTACTATCCACTAAATAATTTATTTTTCTCAGTATAGTTGCTTATGACTAGGAAATAATGTAGTAATCTCTGATACATTTAATTTTTCTCTTGTCTTTTTCGCTAGCAGTGGACATTCTTTTTGTAATTTCATCCCAAATCTAAATTTTTAGATAAGATAGTATACTTTTTGAAATACTTCTAAAGAAATAGATTCTCCTATTCATCTAACTAAATTTTTATCCAATTACAGGAGTATAAATTGAGTATTTATGCCCACACTTCTACTATATGAAGTATCTTATTTAATAACCTAAGTTATAATTTAGAACTCAAAATTCTATTCCGCATTCTACTTCTGTATTTTGTATTTTGGGTTCTTCTTCAATTCCAATATGAATACTCCTGTTAATCTCACGAGCAGCAATTGCGGAGATTGTGCGAGCAAGCGTTGGGAATTGAAAATCACTTTCTGATACAAGACAGAGAGTATTTGCTTACTCAACTGCCCCTGGAAGAATCTTTGTACAGCTTTGTGATGTGAAACAATTGAGAAAGATTGTATGTCTTGATCGCGCGATTACTTTGTTTGAGAAAAGCTTGCCAAGAATTTTATGAGGGAGGTGCGTCTTGCCATAGTCGATATACCGAGATGCTATTCAAAAGTTTAATCATTAGGCAATTTTTCTGTCAACGACTGCTTAAACGCTGTCGTAAGGCTCTAACATAAGCTCGAACAGGAATCTGATAAATCTCAATAAACAGCCAAACAATAATTGCTAAATGCGAGAAAAATGTTAATACAGTCCAGATATATGGAACCCAAGAAAAGGGAGCATCTGGATGTGGTGGGAAAATATAAGCGACTATCCCAATTAAGGCAGTCGGAAGAAATATAAAAGCAATTGCTGCTAGCACATAACCCCAACCAAATTCCACTCCTTCTAAATGAGCTTCTGTCCAATGAAAGCCATTCCAACGCCAAACTAAGGGAGGTTGTCTAGAAGGCATTAGTAGTTGCTGTTGCTCTACATTGACAGTAAAAATTTGATGGCAAAAATCACAGGACATAGCCTCCATCAAAGGCATATGAGTAATTTTACCAACATGGCACACTGGACAAGGATAAACTCCTTGATAGTCGAAAGAAGTAGCTAAAAGTTTGGATTTGGAGCTAGGCATAATACAAATTAGAATGCTTCAAAACGGAGTTACGTCAATAGGGAATTGGTAACGGCTAATTTGTGGTAGTTTGTCGCCATAGAATACCGTTAAATCAAGTGCAATTGAATACTGAATTTCTAACACAGACGTCGAGACACGCAAGATTTACAGCTAGGTTATTAATTAACTGAATTTAATTAAAGCTCACAAGATTTTCAAAACCAATACTTTTAGATATTGGGTAGTGAATTAACCATAACTCATTCCATTTTGGATACTTCGACAAGCTCAGTACAAGTTTTGGAAAATGGAATTGGAAATCGCCTTGGTGTGTCTGGGTTGAATGAATCCATCTGTGGCATTTTAAATTAGTATCACTGGAAGCAGGCAATGTCAGTACTTTGTGAAGGTGGAACATTTTCAGAGAATTCATCGGCAGTGCGCTAGTCGCGTCATCTGTTTAGAATTTCAGAGTATTCTTACTGTTGTAACAACTACCATTCCTTAAAGCTATTGACGTGCAACTGGTGTGGCAGATGACAGAAAGTTCGGATAAATCCTCTTGCACGCGATCGCCTTTGGCAAGCAACTAGTCTCTATCGCCAGATTTGTGTTGTCGGCAAGCTAGCTTGAAAATAGGGGCTAGAGATTAGAGGCTAGAGAAAAGAGATTTTCATTCCTTAGTTGTGGACTTTTGCCCATGGAGGCTAGCTTGATTTTCTAAATTGTACTTAACAAGCAATTCAAAATTGTCATACCTCATACTTCATACCTTTTTTAGTTCAGGGTCTTGACGCAGGTCTAGGCGTCTGCTATCGTCTTTGGGTATAGGTGTAATTTTAGTTTTAAAAAAAGTTTCTCGCAGATGTTCACACACAATTCTTACTTTTATTACTGGTTTAGGGTGGTTCACCGGGAGTGAATCGAGTTTCCTGATGGAAACTACCCGGTGAACCGCAGAGTGAACTCTGCGGTTTTTGTTTTTTAAGGAGAATCTCGTCGTCATGATTTATTTCGGTAGCTGGTTTTATAACTATTACTTTTGGCCCAGAATAAGTTCCGGGTAAATAGCTTCATGGCGATGAAACGTAAGCACCCGGAACTGAACCAAACAGTTCCGGGTTTTTTATTATCAACCTCAAATTCTGTAGTCCAAAGGAGAATTCCATCATGATTAGTGCAAAACTAGCCAGTAAGTCTGATACCGATCACCAAACAATTGTAAAACTCTCAGACAAAGTTGCTTTTGGTGGTGCAGAATTAGTAATTATCGGTGGCCCTTGTACCGTTGAAAGCTGGGAGCAAATGGAAACAGTAGCTCAAAACCTATCTGCTGCTCCTGTACAAGCTTTGCGTGGCGGTGTATTCAAACCCCGCACTTCCCCTTACGCTTTTCAGGGAATGGGAGAAGAAGGACTAAAAATTCTGGCAGGAGTGCGATCGCGCTACAATATCCCAGTCATCACCGAAGTCATGTCTATTTCTCAAATTGAGATAGTTGCTGCTCACGCTGATATGCTTCAGATTGGTAGCCGTAATATGCAAAACTTTGACTTACTGAAAGCTTTAGGACAAGCAGGTAAACCCATACTCCTCAAACGTGGTTTAGCAGCAACACTAGAAGAATTCGTGATGGCAGCCGAATACATTTTAAGCCACGGCAATCCTAATGTAGTACTATGCGAACGAGGTATCCGCAGTTTCGATAACTATACCCGCAACGTACTTGATTTAGCAGCAGTAGCAGCCCTTAAGCAAATCACTCACTTACCCATAATTGTCGATCCCTCTCATGCTGTAGGTAAGCGAGAGTTGGTAGCACCTGTAGCAAAGGCTGCTATTGCATGTGGAGCGGATGGTTTAATTATTGAGTGTCACCCAGAACCAGAAAAATCTGTTTCTGACGCACGACAAGCCTTATCTTTAGAAGATATGGTGAATTTAGTTCATAGTTTAAAGTCGGTAGCAGCAGCAGTCGGGCGCAGTGTATCAACAGAACTAGGGGTAGGTTTAAAACCTGCCCCTATTTGTTTGTCTGCTGCATAAGTTATCAGTTATCAGTTATCAGTGAACAGTTATCATTTGATAATTATTAATTGTTCACTGTCTGCCTTCTTTTA from Chlorogloeopsis sp. ULAP01 includes:
- a CDS encoding pentapeptide repeat-containing protein, which gives rise to MRELEQYYRVLDLEPGATLEEVNQAYKDLAFIWHPDRIPHENQRLKQKAQIKLQQINEAREKLRSLKPKYQTPHHQPPPPKKPQAKTYQPQAKTYEPQARTYEPPKPNPDLSGQDFSRANLSNRDLSGRNMSYANLSGANLSDTFMHKVILRGANLSDTNMFRANLLLADLREANLRNANLIGADFSGADLRGADLTGARMRSGDRLLVKLIGANLSGAIMPDGTIHA
- a CDS encoding radical SAM protein codes for the protein MVVIITFYYQQYLASIYFSIVSRGCPHTCDFCYKKAFFKDGKSFYTQAVDDALAEIERLPGKHLYFLDDHLFGNAEFAANLFDGMKGMGRVWQAAETVQSILQPGLLEKAVACGLRSMFVGFETLNPNNLREQHKYQNLNRDYNAAIRRLHYMGVMINGSFVFGMDDDDKTIFERTVEWAVSQGIETATFHILTPYPGTALYTRMVQQNRMTENNWDLYDTRHVVYKPAKMTPEILESGYWRAYQDFYRWSNIFRGAWVKET
- the aroF gene encoding 3-deoxy-7-phosphoheptulonate synthase, with amino-acid sequence MISAKLASKSDTDHQTIVKLSDKVAFGGAELVIIGGPCTVESWEQMETVAQNLSAAPVQALRGGVFKPRTSPYAFQGMGEEGLKILAGVRSRYNIPVITEVMSISQIEIVAAHADMLQIGSRNMQNFDLLKALGQAGKPILLKRGLAATLEEFVMAAEYILSHGNPNVVLCERGIRSFDNYTRNVLDLAAVAALKQITHLPIIVDPSHAVGKRELVAPVAKAAIACGADGLIIECHPEPEKSVSDARQALSLEDMVNLVHSLKSVAAAVGRSVSTELGVGLKPAPICLSAA
- a CDS encoding alpha/beta hydrolase — translated: MPVIQVYGIDLFYTIQGDSVNEVLLLIAGFNSDSSTWAAMMPSLVKQYRVLRFDNRGVGESSAPDSPYSIKQMAADAAALLDYLSISKVHIAGHSMGGQIAQELALAHPEKIQTLILLSSWTKTDEKFYSLIELFGELTHKLEGILYQKVLLPWLFTDAFYSTPGAMETLINMIENQPFPPTPGGLYHQCRAILDGDTSDHLKDIHCPTLVVVGKQDIMTPIKFSEQLTQAIPNAELVILERGGHAFVLESADAVVKVMLDFLAKHGQSYA